Proteins from a single region of Paenibacillus sp. BIHB 4019:
- the opp4B gene encoding oligopeptide ABC transporter permease, with translation MWKTIVRRIFIMIPQLFLLSILVFLLAKAMPGDALTGLVDPSLDPAALEAQRERLGLNDPWHVQYWNWMVHALQGDFGQSFRFKMPVSELISQRIFNTIWLSAATLILTYLIAIPLGITSGRYNDTWADRLITGYTYLGFAAPLFIFGLVMLWLFGFHFDWFPTGGSVKPGVEPGTTAYVFSKIYHLLLPALSMALITTVTTVQLLRSEIIDTKQRDFILTARAKGASESRVYNRHILRNSLLPIAAFFGYEITGLIGGTVFIESIFSYPGMGQLFLSSISLRDFSVVTALVLLYGLASILGALISDLILSIVDPRIRIK, from the coding sequence ATGTGGAAAACGATTGTTCGCCGTATATTCATTATGATTCCGCAGTTATTTTTACTCAGCATTCTCGTCTTTTTGCTCGCTAAAGCGATGCCCGGCGATGCGCTCACAGGCCTTGTTGATCCAAGCCTTGATCCTGCGGCGCTGGAAGCGCAGCGAGAGCGGCTTGGTCTGAACGATCCGTGGCATGTGCAGTACTGGAACTGGATGGTCCATGCGCTCCAGGGCGACTTTGGACAATCGTTCCGCTTCAAAATGCCCGTGTCCGAGCTCATTAGCCAGCGCATTTTCAATACGATCTGGCTGTCGGCCGCGACGCTGATTTTGACTTATTTAATTGCGATTCCGCTCGGTATCACGAGCGGCCGCTACAACGATACTTGGGCGGACCGCCTAATTACGGGCTATACGTATTTGGGCTTTGCTGCGCCGCTGTTTATTTTTGGCTTGGTTATGCTGTGGCTGTTCGGCTTCCACTTTGACTGGTTCCCGACAGGCGGCAGCGTTAAGCCGGGGGTAGAGCCCGGCACGACTGCTTATGTATTTAGCAAAATCTATCATTTGCTGCTCCCGGCTCTATCGATGGCGCTGATTACGACCGTAACGACGGTGCAACTGCTGCGCAGCGAAATTATTGATACGAAGCAGCGCGATTTTATTTTGACCGCAAGGGCTAAGGGGGCCTCGGAGTCCCGAGTCTATAACCGCCATATTTTGCGCAACTCGCTGCTGCCGATTGCCGCCTTTTTCGGCTATGAGATTACGGGCTTGATCGGCGGCACTGTATTTATCGAGAGCATCTTCAGCTATCCCGGCATGGGCCAGCTGTTTCTCAGCTCCATCTCCTTGCGGGATTTCAGCGTCGTGACGGCGCTGGTGCTGCTGTATGGGCTCGCATCAATTTTGGGAGCGTTAATATCGGATTTGATTTTGAGCATCGTCGATCCCCGGATTCGGATCAAATAA
- a CDS encoding oligopeptide ABC transporter substrate-binding protein, whose protein sequence is MGKGKGTKYVFVSLMLVLALMLGACTSNGGSGAAESASPGASAEPAASASAAPTEEDGLFSIEDFNKVKINEGTALKGGSVTYGLVSDTPFEGTLNYNFYSGNPDAMVLQWFDEGLLTWDANYVYTNDGAATYEVAEDGRTFTFTIHDNVNWQDGKPVTAEDWLFAHEIIGHKDYDGPRYDSNFTNIEGMQEYHDGKAKTISGIKVLGDKQLQITYIQSTPSLLTGGVWIYPLAKHIFGDMDVAKISASKEVREKPIGFGPFKVKSIVPGESVVFEKNAEYWRGEPALDEVVLKVINPTTVVQQLESGGVDLVDSFPVDQYPDNAGMSNVEFLGMIDRAYTYIGFKLGTWDKEAKVVKPNDKAKMGDVNLRKAMWQAVDNDAVGKKFYHGLRWNATTLIPPSHPEFHDSTNKGVTYDPEAAKKLLDDAGYKLNGEFRTNPDGSELVINFISMTGGDIAEPLARYYVQSWAAIGLNVNLEMVEFNSFYDRVGNNGDDDPAVDVYQAAWSVGIDVDPAGLYGRDAIYNFPRFETEENSRLLAEGVSEKAFDVEVRKGIYKEWQQYMVDQVPVFPTLYRSELVPVNKRIMNYAIGDGTGIYLHQLAVSQDKPFVAAK, encoded by the coding sequence ATGGGAAAGGGTAAGGGGACAAAGTATGTATTCGTTTCGCTGATGCTTGTGCTTGCGCTAATGCTGGGGGCATGTACATCAAATGGCGGAAGTGGGGCAGCCGAGAGCGCAAGTCCTGGAGCGAGCGCCGAACCTGCGGCTAGTGCAAGTGCAGCACCAACTGAAGAGGATGGCCTTTTTTCCATTGAGGATTTTAACAAGGTGAAGATTAATGAAGGAACGGCGCTGAAGGGCGGCTCCGTCACTTACGGCTTGGTGTCCGATACGCCATTTGAAGGTACGCTGAACTACAATTTCTATTCGGGCAACCCGGATGCGATGGTCCTCCAATGGTTTGACGAGGGACTATTAACTTGGGATGCGAACTACGTCTATACGAATGATGGCGCAGCTACCTATGAGGTTGCTGAGGATGGCCGCACGTTTACCTTTACGATTCACGACAATGTGAACTGGCAGGACGGCAAGCCGGTAACAGCTGAAGATTGGCTGTTCGCGCATGAGATAATCGGTCACAAGGACTATGATGGTCCGCGCTACGATTCCAATTTTACGAACATTGAAGGCATGCAGGAATACCATGACGGCAAAGCCAAAACGATTTCCGGCATTAAGGTGCTTGGAGACAAGCAGCTGCAAATTACGTATATTCAGTCTACTCCGTCTCTACTGACGGGCGGCGTTTGGATATATCCGTTGGCGAAGCATATTTTTGGCGATATGGACGTAGCGAAAATTTCCGCTTCCAAGGAAGTGCGCGAGAAGCCGATCGGCTTCGGACCTTTTAAAGTGAAATCAATTGTACCAGGCGAGTCGGTCGTGTTCGAGAAAAATGCCGAATACTGGCGCGGCGAACCTGCTTTGGATGAGGTTGTGCTGAAGGTCATCAACCCGACGACGGTTGTGCAGCAGCTTGAGAGCGGCGGCGTTGATCTCGTCGATTCGTTCCCGGTTGACCAATATCCGGACAATGCGGGCATGTCGAACGTCGAGTTCCTAGGCATGATTGATCGCGCATATACGTATATCGGCTTTAAGCTTGGCACTTGGGATAAAGAAGCAAAAGTCGTTAAGCCGAATGACAAGGCGAAAATGGGCGATGTGAATTTGCGCAAGGCGATGTGGCAGGCAGTGGACAATGATGCAGTCGGCAAAAAGTTCTATCACGGCCTGCGCTGGAATGCGACGACGCTTATTCCGCCGTCCCACCCAGAGTTCCATGACTCCACCAATAAAGGCGTAACCTACGATCCGGAGGCGGCGAAAAAGCTGCTGGACGACGCGGGCTACAAATTAAACGGCGAATTCCGCACGAATCCAGATGGCAGCGAGCTGGTCATCAATTTTATTTCAATGACAGGCGGAGATATTGCTGAGCCGCTGGCCCGTTATTATGTGCAGTCATGGGCGGCAATCGGCCTTAATGTCAATCTGGAAATGGTCGAGTTCAACTCCTTCTATGACCGTGTAGGCAACAATGGGGACGACGATCCTGCGGTTGATGTTTATCAGGCGGCGTGGTCGGTTGGCATCGATGTAGACCCTGCTGGTCTATATGGCAGAGATGCGATTTATAACTTCCCGCGTTTTGAGACGGAGGAGAATAGCAGGCTGCTCGCCGAGGGCGTATCGGAGAAAGCCTTTGATGTAGAGGTGCGCAAAGGCATTTATAAAGAATGGCAGCAGTATATGGTCGATCAGGTTCCGGTATTCCCGACCCTATACCGCTCCGAGCTTGTTCCGGTGAATAAGCGTATTATGAACTATGCAATCGGCGATGGCACCGGCATTTATTTGCATCAGCTGGCTGTCTCGCAAGATAAACCGTTTGTAGCGGCGAAATAG
- a CDS encoding DinB family protein, with translation MSNRPSRNDFNPYYETYIEKVPEGSINDVLLEAQQATSELLASIPEERGSFKYAEGKWSMKEVIGHINDTERVMSYRLLRISRGDSTPLPGFDQDVFVAGARFNEYTIEELAEEYRAIRQSTLKLLDKLTDEELSRRGSASDSEVTALALAYIIAGHELHHLNVLKERYLID, from the coding sequence ATGAGCAATCGGCCTTCTAGAAATGACTTTAATCCTTATTATGAAACGTATATTGAAAAAGTGCCGGAAGGCAGCATCAATGATGTGCTGCTTGAGGCGCAGCAGGCGACAAGCGAGCTGCTGGCAAGCATTCCGGAGGAGCGCGGCAGTTTTAAATACGCAGAAGGCAAATGGAGCATGAAGGAAGTCATTGGCCATATTAATGATACCGAGCGCGTGATGAGCTATCGCCTGCTGCGGATTTCACGGGGCGATTCGACGCCGCTGCCTGGTTTTGATCAGGATGTGTTTGTAGCGGGTGCGCGGTTTAATGAGTATACGATCGAGGAGCTTGCTGAAGAGTATCGGGCGATCAGGCAATCGACGCTTAAGCTGCTCGACAAGCTTACCGATGAGGAGCTGTCACGGCGCGGCAGCGCAAGCGATTCCGAGGTAACGGCATTAGCGCTCGCCTACATTATCGCCGGTCACGAGCTGCACCATTTGAACGTATTGAAGGAACGATATTTAATTGACTAG
- a CDS encoding ABC transporter permease, with the protein MSKLATAEADRSPSGWKIIWREIVRDKVAFASFLFLGLIIVFVYGISLVLDQKQIVTVDLFSLYKPPSADFWLGTDYGGRDVFGQLIIGTRNSLSIGIIVTLMTGIIGILIGLLSGYFGGSVDNVFMRFVDFFMILPTLMIVIAFVTAVPKYSIVSFSLIMTAFLWMGIARLIRSKALQERELDYIQASRTLGSSHLKIMFTQLLPNLSSIIIVTMTLNLAANIGLESGLSFLGFGFPESTPSLGTLVSYARNPQTLESRWWIWLPASVLILVLMLSINNVGQALKRATDARQRKG; encoded by the coding sequence ATGAGCAAGCTTGCAACCGCCGAGGCGGACCGAAGCCCCTCCGGCTGGAAAATCATCTGGCGGGAAATTGTCCGCGACAAGGTGGCGTTTGCTTCCTTTCTTTTTCTAGGACTCATTATCGTCTTTGTGTACGGTATTTCGCTTGTGCTGGATCAGAAGCAGATCGTGACCGTCGATTTGTTCTCGCTGTACAAGCCGCCTTCCGCCGATTTTTGGCTGGGGACGGATTATGGCGGGCGCGACGTGTTCGGGCAGCTGATTATCGGCACGCGCAACTCCTTGTCCATCGGCATTATTGTGACGCTGATGACGGGGATTATCGGCATTCTGATCGGGCTGCTGTCGGGTTATTTTGGCGGCAGCGTAGACAATGTATTTATGCGCTTCGTCGATTTCTTTATGATTTTGCCGACGCTCATGATCGTTATTGCGTTCGTGACCGCCGTGCCCAAATACAGCATTGTTTCGTTCTCGCTCATAATGACGGCCTTTCTGTGGATGGGCATTGCCCGGCTGATTCGCTCAAAGGCGCTGCAGGAACGGGAGCTGGATTACATTCAAGCGTCCAGAACGCTCGGTTCCTCCCATTTGAAAATCATGTTTACGCAGCTGCTGCCGAATCTCAGCTCCATCATTATTGTAACGATGACGCTGAATCTGGCAGCGAACATCGGTCTTGAATCCGGCCTTTCCTTTCTTGGCTTTGGCTTTCCTGAAAGTACGCCGAGCCTCGGTACCTTAGTCAGCTATGCGAGAAACCCGCAAACCCTGGAGAGCAGATGGTGGATCTGGTTACCCGCGTCAGTGCTGATTTTGGTATTGATGTTGAGTATAAATAATGTTGGTCAAGCGCTGAAGCGTGCGACGGACGCAAGACAAAGAAAAGGTTAA